The genomic region GTCCGACCCGGTGTCGGTCATGTCGTCCAGGATCTGCGCGGTCAGCAGCGACTCGAGCAGCCCGATGAACGCGAGCGCCACGACGTACGGCGCCACGATCTGCAGCGTCTCGATCGCGAGCGGCACCTGCGGAAGGGCGACCCAGGGCAGCGCGGTGGGGAGCTCGCCGAGGTCGCCGACGCTGGGCACGTCGAGCTTGAAGTAGGCGGCTGCGCCGGTGAGGGCGACGATCGCGACCAGCGGCGCCGGGATCGCCGTGGTGAGCCGGGGGAGGGCGTACATCACGAGCAGGCCAACGGCGACCAGCGCGTAGACGGCAGTGCCGCCGCCGAGGAAGTACGGCATCTGCGCCAGGAAGATCAGAATCGCCAAGGCGTTGACGAAGCCAACCATGACCGTGCGCGGGATGAACCGCATCAGCCGGCCGACGCCGAGCAGCCCGAGTACCACCTGGAAGGCGCCGGTGAGGATCGTCGCGACGAACAAGTACTCCACGCCGTGGTCGCGGACCAGCGGCACCATCACCAGCGCCATCGCACCCGTCGCGGCTGAGATCATCGCTCGGCGGCCGCCGGCGAACGCGATGATCATGCTGATGCTGAAGGAGGCGTACAGCCCGACCTTCGGGTCGACACCGGCGATGATGGAGAACGCGATGGCTTCGGGGATGAGCGCCAGCGCGACGACCAGGCCGGACAGCAGGTTCGGGACCGGGCGGGCAAGCCAGGCGTCGTGGAAACGCTCGCGACGCGACGGTCGGGCAACGGTGCTGACGGTGCGGGGGGTCAAGTGGCTGCCTTCTGGTGCGGGGCAGCAGCTGGCGGATCCGCGACTACGCGCGGGCGTCACCAACTGCAATGCAGGGGCTTGCAGGACAAGATGGGGGAGGTGGCCGCTGGGGCGGCTCGCCCGGCGTGTGGCTACTGAGTGCAACCTACTGTCACGTAAGGGTGTTCCGGTCGCTGCGTGATGTGGCTCTTGACACGTCGCCGAGGGCTCGAGTCGGGGGCAGGCCGCCGCTAGTCCGGGCGGACCACCACGACCGGCCGGGTGGAGTGGCCGGCGACCTGGCTGCTCGTCGAGCCGAGCAGCAGCGAGGCGAAGCCACCTCTTCCGCGGGAGCCGATGACCAGCAGGTCCGCCTCGGCCGCAGCGGCGAGCAGCTCCTGCGACACGTTGCCGTGACGTACCTGCGGCTCGACGATCAGGTCCCCGGACCCGGCAGCCTTGGCAGCGGCGTGCAGCGACGCCGTCCCCGTCTCGTCGTCGCGGCTGCCGACGACGGACAGTGGCACGAGAGTCGCTCCGGTGAACCGGGCGTGAGAGACCGCCCAGGTGAGTGCCCGCAGTGACGCTGCCGACCCGTCGACGCCAACAGCCACCCGCTGAGGCGATCCGGGTGTCGCAGGTGTCGCCTCCGGTATGACCGCGACAGGCCCATGTGCGTGGTGCAGGACAGACGAGGTGACCGACCCTAGGTGCACCACCCTGGACAGCGCCCCGACGCCACGGGTGCCGAGGACGAGCAGGTCCGAGTCCTTCGCTGCGGCGACCAGCACCTCAGGCGGTCGGCCACGCGTGGCTACGCCCTTCGCGTCGACATCGGCCGCCTCGGGGACCCGCTGCACCGCATCGACGACCGCCTTCTGTGCGATCTGCAACTCGGTGAGCTCGAAGTCTGGTGACGTGCTCCGCAACGCTGACCCAACGGAGTAGTACGGGCCGTACGCCGCGATGTCCCACGCACGCACCGCTACCAGCGGCACCCTGCGGCAGGCGGCCTGACGCAGACCCCAGTCGAGAGCCGCCGCTCCGGCAGCTGACTCGCTGACCCCGACCACGATCCCGTGCACCATGTGCGCCTTCCCCTCCGTCCGGCCGCGGTGACAAGACCCCGTCGACGCTACCTGGCAACTCTCCCCTCACGTCAGACCAAGCGCGGCAGGTGCTGACCGGGCGGCTCGGCGATCGCACATGGCCGCCGCCGGCATCGCCACGACGTTGAGCCCCG from Mycobacteriales bacterium harbors:
- a CDS encoding universal stress protein, giving the protein MVHGIVVGVSESAAGAAALDWGLRQAACRRVPLVAVRAWDIAAYGPYYSVGSALRSTSPDFELTELQIAQKAVVDAVQRVPEAADVDAKGVATRGRPPEVLVAAAKDSDLLVLGTRGVGALSRVVHLGSVTSSVLHHAHGPVAVIPEATPATPGSPQRVAVGVDGSAASLRALTWAVSHARFTGATLVPLSVVGSRDDETGTASLHAAAKAAGSGDLIVEPQVRHGNVSQELLAAAAEADLLVIGSRGRGGFASLLLGSTSSQVAGHSTRPVVVVRPD